A region from the Hypomesus transpacificus isolate Combined female chromosome 11, fHypTra1, whole genome shotgun sequence genome encodes:
- the etaa1b gene encoding uncharacterized protein etaa1b translates to MTDRKKHDACRSEFSEMWNHALSKNRPRSNKSRKKTKHTQLSPCVNSSSSPKVLETPRCRGRLGYTNLNSGDSPGDGEMVHDIIWDPTSPSGNNGKGPGETKVVKISDIVNRIAPKDTKPTSVESALLQWIGDSAVPCTPEARPPSVKRKSTRQSNVEDLMRLAKQFDISMHQQDKESLEQRNNTLNNLSKHNTAAGRSSGEILPVVCVEERSLSSRSQQAEEELHALFDGPTQQISSRLSQGSSASSYSQDMKDQPGVSHLATHRSEVKFGPVPCPGEVDGISIGASVQADVFDDDWENDDLLNDSNVLEMNSEPQAEVAPKPSSQTCTIKNYLATESLPVITTCRPTSVHCPDQVSIVHPQASRSNLTGLCPKPKTTNRSTFKLDPNPYFPGKMSATREVPKTCLTLVKPQPLTQRLDQGCSTATPGSSFAVTSDQRTENSLKDVSDVHFKSLFDSESQWDEGDDDELLYQVCDKVERISYSQPESATSSDCRKQFDVIKRKMSTPMIIDGDRSVNRGSCSYIRSNSAPGTSIPTENFQLWNVPYQAANRSIVTQSPSGGGGGMFAQATSAPGGGSISHGTCATFQSVDNKTTMQPHTVLARNSNSHHASFKRHLSDSATMNNKVFVTSGMAGKCSALEIERKKQEAIARRRTRMQAQNQGGASC, encoded by the exons ATGACCGACCGGAAAAAGCATGACGCTTGCAGGAGTGAGTTCAGTGAAATGTGGAATCATGCACTTTCTAAAAACAGACCGAGATCGAACAAATCaaggaaaaaaactaaacataccCAACTATCACCATGCGTTAACTCTTCAAGTTCTCCCAAAG TTTTGGAGACCCCCAGGTGCAGAGGAAGACTAGGATACACCAACTTGAATAGTGGAGATTCCCCTGGTGATGGAGAAATGGTGCATGACATCATATGGGACCCCACATCACCTTCTGGAAACAATG GGAAAGGGCCCGGAGAAACTAAAGTTGTCAAGATCTCAGACATTGTCAATCGCATTGCTCCAAAG GATACCAAACCTACCAGTGTTGAGTCAGCCTTGTTACAGTGGATTGGGGACAGTGCTGTCCCTTGTACCCCTGAAGCCCGTCCACCAAGTGTCAAAAGGAAGTCAACACG GCAAAGCAATGTGGAGGACCTCATGAGACTGGCCAAGCAGTTTGACATCAGTATGCACCAGCAAGACAAAGAGAGCCTTGAACAAAGAAACAACACCCTCAATAACCTCagcaaacacaacacagcagccgGACGCTCATCCGGTGAGATTCTGCCCGTCGTTTGCGTGGAGGAACGCAGTCTGTCCTCCAGGTCCCAGCAAGCGGAGGAGGAGCTACATGCTCTGTTTGACGGGCCGACTCAGCAAATTAGCAGCCGTCTGAGTCAGGGTTCATCTGCGTCCTCTTATTCACAAGACATGAAGGATCAGCCTGGGGTATCCCACCTCGCCAcccacaggtcagaggtcaagttTGGTCCTGTACCATGTCCCGGTGAAGTGGACGGGATTTCCATAGGTGCGTCGGTCCAAGCGGACGTTTTTGACGATGACTGGGAGAACGATGACCTCCTCAATGACTCAAATGTGCTTGAGATGAACTCTGAGCCACAGGCGGAAGTGGCACCCAAACCCAGCTCACAAACATGCACTATCAAAAATTACCTTGCTACAGAATCTCTTCCAGTTATAactacatgtaggcctacaagtGTGCACTGTCCTGATCAGGTGTCCATTGTACACCCTCAAGCCAGCAGAAGCAACCTTACAGGGCTGTGTCCCAAACCAAAGACTACCAACCGAAGCACTTTCAAGCTAGACCCCAATCCCTACTTCCCGGGCAAGATGTCTGCCACCAGAGAAGTACCCAAAACGTGCCTTACTCTAGTAAAACCCCAGCCTTTAACTCAAAGGCTTGATCAGGGTTGCTCTACAGCCACGCCAGGCTCTTCTTTTGCAGTGACTTCAGACCAGCGGACAGAGAACTCTCTAAAGGACGTCTCAGACGTGCACTTTAAGTCCCTTTTCGACTCCGAGTCCCAGTGGGACGAGGGGGATGACGATGAACTGTTGTACCAGGTGTGTGACAAGGTGGAGAGGATCTCCTACAGTCAGCCAGAGTCCGCGACCAGCTCTGACTGCCGGAAACAATTCGACGTAATCAAGCGAAAAATGTCCACGCCCATGATCATTGATGGAGATCGGTCTGTGAACAGAGGGTCATGCAGTTACATCCGTTCTAACTCTGCACCGGGAACCAGCATCCCAACGGAGAACTTCCAGTTATGGAACGTTCCATATCAAGCTGCCAACCGTTCCATTGTGACTCAGAGCCCctcaggtggtggggggggcatGTTCGCCCAGGCTACTAGTGCTCCTGGTGGGGGATCAATAAGCCATGGGACCTGTGCTACCTTCCAGTCTGTGGACAATAAGACAACTATGCAGCCACATACAGTCTTGGCCAGGAACTCCAACTCCCATCATGCATCATTCAAGAGACATCTGTCCGACTCTGCAACCATGAACAACAAAG